The following coding sequences lie in one Apium graveolens cultivar Ventura chromosome 3, ASM990537v1, whole genome shotgun sequence genomic window:
- the LOC141712696 gene encoding uncharacterized protein LOC141712696, with the protein MRVLKAHQRHLHHSYTTAVWYKPPPPLPHHHHNNPEPILTTLSEAIQISQTKPLQISIKKLIPSLKPHHFIKLLHQNPHSLSPQSLFSLFTFLSSQPSFRHTLHSYCAMACFLSCHQMFDQAFSLLQCVISRKGKNSASCIFASILEFREAHQADFVFSALIDGFLDLGFVFDAIQCFYLMRKYRIAFSFQSCGRILDDMINCCTPVMVWGFYCDAMECGFPGNVRTFNVLIHKMCKEGKLKEARVVFDGIRKWGLRPTVVSFNTLINGYCRFGDLEEGFRLKRVMDGSRCLPDVFTYSVLINGLCKECRLDEANGLFDEMCRMGLVPNDVTFTTLINGHCRYGTIVGAMEVYKEMMRKGVQPDLITYNTLMNGLCKSGEVSDAKSLLQEMTRKGLKPDKITYTTLIDGCCKEGDLNAALEFRNRMKEERIELDDVAFTALVSGLCREGRVVDANRLLREMLSAGMKPDDATYTMVVDKFCKQGDTKTGFKLLKEMQADGHVPGVVTYNVLMNGLCKQGQMKNADVLLNAMLNLGVVPDDITYNILLEGHCRNENPENSGKLRNEKGLVLDYASYKSLVDDLNKKSK; encoded by the coding sequence ATGAGAGTCTTGAAAGCACACCAACGCCACCTCCACCACAGCTACACCACCGCCGTTTGGTACAAACCACCACCACCTCTACCACACCATCACCACAACAATCCAGAACCCATTCTCACCACTCTCTCAGAAGCCATACAAATCTCCCAAACTAAACCCCTTCAAATCTCTATCAAAAAACTCATTCCTTCACTTAAACCCCACCATTTCATCAAATTATTACATCAAAACCCCCACTCTCTCTCTCctcaatctctcttctctctcttcacTTTTCTCTCTTCTCAGCCCTCTTTTAGACACACCCTCCATTCATATTGTGCCATGGCTTGTTTCTTGTCTTGTCATCAAATGTTTGATCAGGCCTTTTCACTTTTACAGTGTGTTATTTCTCGAAAAGGTAAGAACTCTGCTTCCTGTATttttgcttcaattcttgaatTTAGAGAGGCCCATCAAGCTGATTTTGTGTTTAGTGCTTTGATTGATGGGTTCTTGGATTTGGGTTTTGTTTTTGATGCAATTCAGTGTTTTTATTTGATGAGAAAGTATCGAATTGCGTTTTCGTTTCAGTCTTGTGGTAGGATTCTTGATGATATGATAAATTGTTGTACACCTGTTATGGTTTGGGGGTTTTATTGTGATGCTATGGAATGTGGGTTCCCGGGGAATGTTCGTACATTTAATGTTTTGATACATAAAATGTGTAAAGAAGGTAAATTGAAGGAAGCCCGGGTGGTGTTTGATGGGATTAGGAAGTGGGGTTTAAGGCCTACGGTTGTTAGTTTTAATACTTTGATTAATGGGTATTGTAGGTTTGGTGATTTGGAGGAAGGGTTTAGGTTGAAAAGGGTTATGGATGGAAGTAGATGTTTGCCTGATGTGTTTACGTATAGTGTTTTGATTAATGGGTTGTGTAAGGAGTGTAGGTTGGATGAGGCAAATGGATTGTTTGATGAGATGTGTAGGATGGGATTGGTTCCAAATGATGTTACGTTCACTACTTTGATAAATGGGCATTGTAGATATGGGACAATTGTTGGGGCTATGGAGGTTTATAAGGAAATGATGAGGAAAGGTGTTCAACCTGATTTAATTACATATAACACTTTAATGAATGGGCTATGTAAGAGTGGAGAGGTGAGTGACGCTAAGAGCCTTCTTCAGGAGATGACTAGGAAAGGTTTGAAGCCGGATAAGATTACGTATACTACACTTATTGACGGGTGCTGCAAGGAGGGAGATTTAAATGCAGCattagagtttaggaatagaatgAAGGAGGAAAGGATTGAACTTGATGATGTTGCTTTTACAGCCCTTGTTTCGGGGTTGTGTAGAGAAGGACGAGTGGTCGATGCAAATAGGTTATTGAGGGAAATGTTGAGTGCAGGTATGAAACCGGATGATGCAACATATACCATGGTCGTTGATAAGTTCTGCAAGCAGGGAGATACTAAGACGGGGTTCAAGTTGCTGAAAGAAATGCAGGCTGATGGACATGTACCGGGGGTAGTGACCTATAATGTGCTTATGAATGGCCTGTGTAAACAAGGGCAAATGAAAAATGCAGATGTGCTCTTAAATGCGATGCTTAACCTAGGAGTGGTTCCAGATGACATTACCTACAATATTTTGTTGGAAGGGCATTGCAGGAATGAAAACCCTGAGAATTCAGGGAAACTTCGTAATGAGAAAGGGCTTGTTCTTGATTATGCTTCTTATAAGTCCCTAGTAGATGACCTAAACAAAAAATCAAAATAG